The genomic window CTCTTATGACCCTGTGATGGGGCGATGCCAGAGTCTGAATGTCACTGAGCCAGACGATGCCCGTGGAGCCAGGGTTCCACGCTGGCAGGGCAAAGGAAGGGAGGCCAGGTCTTGCTCCAGCAccgagaaaagaaggaagagagccagATAAGGCTAATCACTGTCCCAGGACGAGCAGGGAAAGAAGAGAGCCAGAGCGCTGTCAGGAGGCAGGAAGATGGGAGGCGGGGAGTTCGGAGCTGGGCACTGGCCTTGGGGCCGGAGAGGCGGGGGCGTAGAAggcagggcggggagggaggaggtggggtgggcggAGTCGGTAGGCGGGGAGTCGAAAGACTGGCAGCtgtggggaggcggggaggcggggaggcggggaggcggggaggcggggaggcggggaggcggggaggcggggaggcggggaggcggggcgcTGGGAACGCGCCTCGGGCTCTAGGGGGAGCAGCGGCTGGGCCGCCTCCCTGAGCCCCTCCGCTCCTCGCCTCTCTCTGGTCTGTCCCCGCCTCCTCCAGTGCCTCCACTCCCACTACCCAGGAGGGCAGTGCGGGGAGCGAGTGCTGCTTTCGCTTTCCCTTCCCCGTGCCCACTCCTCGCTCCGCGTGCGGCCCTAGGCCGCCGCCCCGGTCATGGCCACGCTCAGGGTCCTGCCCGAAGCCCAAGCCAAGGTGAGCGCTGCGGGTTCGAGGAAGGGCCCATCAGGGAGGCGTGGCTCCGAGAGGCTGAGGGCGTCTGTGACccgcccccacccagccccccgACTCGTGTCGGGGTCAGTCATCCGAACCCTCATGAGCCTCCGTGCCCAGAGCACCTGAGCCTGGGGAGCCCGGCCAGGTCTGCCTGCCGGGAGAGAGAGAGGCGAGGCGGCCGAGGTTCAGCGGGGTGAGGTGAAGCGGAGCGCTGGCGTGGAGGGGAAGTACACTGGCCGCGAGCCCAGGCCCACACACAGACGGGGAGCGGACCCTGCCCTGCCACCACAGGAGGCCCCGGGGCCCACTCCACAGGGCACTCCGCCCCTTCCCCAGTCTCAGCGGTTCTCTTACGTCCCTCCTCCCACAGCCCAGGAGACACTAGGGATCTGTTTCCGCTTGAACCCTTCGCCCTTCACCTCCAGGAATGTTCTCATTTCCCAAATCCCGCCCCACATGGGTCCACTCCACCCTTCCCCAAGTCAGACCCTGCACAACCCTAAGGGTCCTTGAATAGACTGGCCATAAAGCCAGATGTCTGAAGGGCTGCCTGTGTCCCACAGGTGGATGTGTTCCGTGAAGACCTATGTACTAAGGTAAGACCTGACCCGTCATCACCCCACGCCTCCCTACCCTATCCCACTGCTCAGCCCTTccctgctgggcagtggcagcccTGCTTCAGTGCCTAGGAGGGGCATTTGATTCTGACCGCCATCCTCCCCTACCCTTACCCTACACACAGACAGAGAACCTGCTCGGGAGCTATTTCCCCAAGAAGATTTCTGAGTTGGATGCGTTTTTGAAGGTACTGGGGCTGGGCAGGGAATAGAGAGTAGGGGCCAAAGGGAGAGCCTGGTGGGCCATGAGAGTGAGGAGGTGAGAGCTCGCCCCTgcctccagcccttctccccacctGCACCAGGAGCCAGCTCTCAATGAAGCCAACCTGAGCAATCTGAAGGCCCCGCTGGACATCCCAGTGCCTGATCCAgtcaaggagaaagagaaggaggagcgGAAGAAACAACAGCAGGCAAGTTGGcaagagctgggaggagggacCCAATACGGGGAAAATCAGCCTTAGGCCTGCCTAAGAGACCCCCTCTCCCTTCAGAAGGAAGACaaggatgaaaagaagaaaggggaagatgAAGATAAAGGTATCACTATGGTGAAAGGGACTTGTCTCACCTCCCAGGAGCTCCTCCCTAAGGATGCCTGTTCCCTGCCCTGCACAGTCCCAGTCATGTGACTGACCCAGTGCCCACCTCCTAGGTCCTCCTTGTGGCCCAGTGAACTGCAATGAGAAGATCGTGGTCCTCCTGCAGCGCCTGAAGCCTGAGATCAAGGATGTCATTGAGAAGCTCAACCTGGTGAGCCCTCCCACTTCCACCCTCACCCTTTGTCCTCCTTCGTCCCTGCCAGTTGGGCATGGCACCTGCCAGGTCTTAGCAGGAGAGGGCACAGCAAGTGAAGCCAGAATTCCAGGCCCTGGGGTTCAGGACAGACGTGGCATACTTCCACCCACCGTGGGCAGGGAAACAAAGGAGGACAGGAACCTGGGAATTGGGTTGGGGGCTGATGGGGTTTCAATGCCGTTCCCTCCTCCCAGGTCACCACCTGGTTGCAACTGCAGATACCTCGGATTGAGGATGGGAACAATTTTGGAGTGGCTGTCCAGGTGAGGACACTGCCCCACTCCTCTGCCCTCCTTATTTCTCCTATCCATGCTGCTTTTCCACTTTCCCCCTTGCTTTCTTTCCCCCAGGAGAAGGTGTTTGAGCTGATGACCACCCTTCACACCAAGCTGGAAGGCTTCCACACTCAAATCTCCAAGTGAGTGATTGCCCACTGCTCTGCCTTTGGCTGGGACTGAGGCCTgtgctccctcctcctcctactCCACACCCTTCTACTTCCCACAGGTATTTCTCTGAGCGAGGTGATGCTGTGACCAAAGCGGCTAAGCAGCCCCACGTGGTAGGTGAGGCCCAGGTCAGGGTGCATGGGAGGAGGGACACCTTTGAAGTCGGGCCTGACCCAAGTCTCCCACAGGGTGATTATCGGCAGTTGGTGCACGAACTGGATGAGGCAGAGTACTGGGATATCCGGCTGATGGTCACGGAGATCCGCAACGCTTATGTGAGGAGGcgagggcaggggagggcagaggcagcTTTCCCAGGCCACCCACTCCCTGACCCTGCGGGCTGGGGGTGAAGGGTAACAAAGCTCGACCTCTCCACAAGGCTAGAAATGGGGCACAGAGCCACTGGGGACCTGCGGCTGACCCCCATTCCTCCCTGGCCCCATAGGCTGTGTTATATGACATCATCCTGAAGAACTTCGAGAAGCTCAAGAAGCCCAGGGGAGAAACAAAGGGAATGATCTATTGAGAGCCTCCTCTCATTATGTGATGGGTCCAGCAGAGACCTTCCTGACTTTCACAGGAGACTCCAGACTTTCCCCACCTTCTGTCTGTTGAGGtttctccctcaccttgcctccCAGGCACAATAAATATAGTCATACCATCGCCCAACAGCCCAAGTCTCTTTATTGGACCGAGCCTCCCCTCTGGCCCTGGCTCAGGTATTTCCATTTGTGGGACCAACCCACTGGGTGATTTGGGCGTTGAGCTGCTGGTTGGTCCAATCCTCCCGGATGTCATCAAGGTGGCAGTCAAAGTCCACAAGGTGCTGGTGGGCCCGGCCCTCTAGTAATGCTCCCACCATCTGCCGTGACTCTTCCCAGTCCCTCCACATCACTCTGAAATAATAACCCCCATGGAGGTCAAACTCAGCAGGCAGAGGGGCCAGACACTTGGCAGAGGTTAGCTTCTAGAGAAGGATGCTTAGGGCAGCAGAAACAACAACAGAggaggctcaggagctgtgggcTTCCAAGAAGAGGTGGAGGGAGTGGGGCACTCACAAGTTCTTGTCCTTGGGGACCCAGCAGAGACCATGGCTCTCCAGGACAATAACTGGGGGCACGTGAGGCTGTGGCACCAGTTTCTGATTATCCAACTGTGTGGACAAGGAAGGGCAGGTGAGGGTTTCGAGGATTCCCCCTTCCTACTTTCTTTCCAACTCCCCACTCTGAAATCCAAGCCTCACCATAATAAGTACTGCATCAGGGAAGAATTCTGCAATCCGCCCAGCGATTTTCAAGGCCAAGGGCCCAGGGCTGTGTAGAAGGAAGATCAGAGTTGTGAAGAGCCTCCTGTGGGCAGACCCCGTCCATCTGAGCTGGGCCTCCCAGGGCCCATAGACGTGGAGGCAGTGACAGCCTTTCCCTGTAGTTGGCCTGGGGGCATCAGGCCTGCCTGACGCTTCATGCAAGACTTAACGCTTGAGCGCTGTGGGAAACAGGTGCTCAGACACTGCTGGTGAGAGTGGAAATCTAAGATGGTCTTTTTGGAGAGTAATTTGGCATAACCATCCAGATTTATATTGTATGTTAACCCAGAAACCCTACTTACGAAGAATTTACTGTAATAATAGGATAGTGTctgtaataacaaaaaaattggaaacaacctcaaTGTTTAATGTAAGAcactaaataaattatggtacatccatgttcatagtgTATAGCTGATAGGGTAAGGTAGATATTAGTGTAGGGATGGAAAGATGTCAGATATTTATTaaggagagaaaagcaaattacaaAACAGTATAGTTTGCTCCAAATACGTGACTACTGTATAAGTAGATAACTTTTtctgtatacagttgacccttgaacaatgagggGACTAGGGGCCACAGAACCTcccacagttgaaaatctgcagGTAACTTTACAGTGGGCCCTCCCTATTCTGGATTCCGCATCGGAATTCAACCGACCTCGGATCCTGTAGTACTGGAGTACCTATTCAGTGAAAAAATTTCGCCTATTTGTGGCCCCAGGTAATTGAAACCCGTGTTGTTAAACGGTGAactgtatatataaaaagaaacttcCTTTTTTTAGAAGCTGCTGGTTGGGCTTCCTTTGTGTTTTCAGCACTTGGGGGGCATCTCAGTTACAGCAGGTGTCAGCCTGTTATTGTCCTTCCCACCCCACCGCAGCTCCTccaggaaaataatatttctttatattttctcactgCCTACCCAGCCTCGTAGGGACCTTAGCTCTACAGTGGCTAAGCCTTGGatgaaggaaagatggaaggaatgaCCAAGAGGGGCTCTCTTGACATCCCCCACCCCATAACCCTTAGCCCTCTGCCTCTGGCTTCCCCACTCACCTCTGGTCGTCCAAAGCTGCATTGGCATGGTAGTACCCTGCTACTACCAGCCCGGCCTGCGCGCCCCACACATCCACCTGCCATGGGAAAGCGCCATCAGTAACTAAATCGTGCCGCCCGCCCTATGGGTGCGCACTACTGCCAAGAGGCCAGGGATGGCCTTGGGCTAGGGGTGTTGGGGGGTTTCGCGGTGGTCGGTGGGCGTCCAGCGGCGGCACCTGGTTGAGGGCGACCTCCAGCATGACAGACAGGGCCAGGTGGCTGTGGAACAGGGGCACACAGTCGGTGAGGCACAGGCATTCTCTCGACCGCGGCGCTGGCGCCAGCAATAGCCCGTTGACAGCGGCGTGCGGGTAACGGGCGGCGTGCAGGCACATCTTCACGTAGGCCCGGGCCGAGATCTCCACCTCCCCCATGGCGAGCGGGGCCCCAGCTCGCGTCCGCGAAGCCCCCTCCAGCGCCCCCAAGCCCTCCTGGGCCCTTCCCCGTGCCCCCTCACTTAGGTTCGACGGTGACGCTGAATTCACTCGAAAGCAGCCCGCCGGCTCCGGCCGACCTCAGCCCGgcgcccggcccccggcccccacccgGCCCGGAATGCAGGCGGCCGGGATTGCATGTTGCAGCACAGAGCtccgcctcccccgcccccaagcGGCGGCAGCAGAGCTGCGCTTGCCTTGGGGACACTTAACCAGGGCTCCAAGTCGGACCGGCTTCTGGAGTCCCGCCCACGTGGTACTCTTTGATAGGCTTAGAGGGTCTCGTTTTGCCAAATCAGCATCCAACATTGTCCCGCCTTTGACTGTAAAGAGAGCTACCCGCACGCTGATTGGCTAGGCTACCCCAATTCGGCTCTTGATTGCAAGATGGCTGCGTCTGTTACCTTTGCCTCCCGCCCCTACAGGCCCCTCTGAGCCACCTGGGTGGAGCCCGCGCCGCTCATCTGGTGTCTCCCCGAGCCGCGGAGCTTCGAATGCCGGTGCGTAAGCGGACAGCTTGGCTCCAACTATGGAATGAGTGGATTTGTACTCTAGAGCGGTTTTGCCACTTACTAATAAGCCGTGTCACTTTTGCAACTACAGGTTATCTGGCCCTTGCTTTCCTCAATGTAATGACTGCAAAAATAAAGACGGCATTGACTGAAGGAGGAGGGTAAAGGtcaaaaagaattttattgaacCATCCTTCCCATAATGTCCTGTAGTATAATTTCCTTCGCCTTAATGCCTTGGGAGCGTTTTTTCCCCTCCCAGCCCTTGAGAAGGAGTCCAACCATTTACCCGTAATTTTCCCAGTGAAATCTCATTCTCCCTCCAGGCTTGCTCTGAGCTGAAGAAAGGATTGTGCCTTTCTTCATTCCCTGACCTCAGCCTCAGAGCTTTCCCCCAGTCTGTCCAAAGCCTGATTATTCCTATAAGGGCTCTGCCCAGATGCCATCTCTTCCAGGAAGCACTCATGACACCTCCAGATGGAAATAATCCCGTGAAATTCCCAAATACAGGTTATTTTCATGGCTGTCATGGCATGTAACAGTTCCCACCCTGTTCTTTAGGATGACTTCCTAAGAACAGGATGGACCTTTAATTCATCTTCGTCTTCCTGGCCACCCCTCCCTTTCTCATCACCACATTCACATTTAGTGTCTGGATATAGgtgacactcagtaaatgtttttgtaTGAATGACACACACCAGAGGTTATCCACACAAAGTATAGGTCATTTATTTCCCTTCTAACCCTGGGCTCAGTACATAGATGGCTTCTCTTCACCCTTTGGGTTGACAATTTTCTCCAGGTTGCTGCTTATAATATGGTAAAGCTCAGCCTGGAAGAAGGCCAGAGGACAACAGTCAGGTTCTTGGCCTTTCCCCTGCCCCCCTCATCCACCTGCCTTAGGGGCTTACTCCACACTCACATAGAAGGCCCTGAGGTCCAGCACCATGGCCCTGAGCTCTCCATAGGCTGCCTCGTCTCGCTCGTGCACCAGGGCCCGGTAATCCATCTGGGATGTGGAAGGCAAAGCTGAGTCAGCCCCACGGGAGGCTGGGACATTAGTCTGGTTTCCTCATACAGGGAATAGGTAACTTGAGGAATGAGCCCCTTCTCAGCCAAGAAATGGGATCCCAGAGGATCAAACAGAGAAAGGGGTCAAGGTTTTTGAAGCCTAAATCAGTTTTCCTGGGCTTAATATTCTCCACATTGGGAAGGTCACAAATGAGACAAAGAGGACCTCTATCCCCCACTTTCTCATCACCCCCCATCCCCAGCAGCCTCAGCTAAAAGGCTGGTGGACTGTCCACTTACTACGTGGGTCTCCTTAGAGGCCTTGGCCACAGCATCCCCACGTTCTGAGAAGTACCTGCCGGAAGCAAGAGGAGTAACCACAGGAATGGATGTTCAGAGAGAGGTACTCCCTCAGACCCTTCCCAAAGCCCCGCTTTATCCCGATAGGCATGCCCAGCTTTGGGCGTCCCAAAGAAATGTCCCTGCAGACCCCGGTGCTGGCCTTCCAGCTGCCCTCACTTGGAAATGGTTGTCTGGAAGGCTTCCACTTTGGTCTTGACTGCATTTACCCTCTCCAGCACCTTTTCCTGTGGTGACAAAAGAGTGGAAAGCAAAGAAAACCCttcatctcttccctccttccctcaccgtctccctcttcctcccagtTCTTGTCTAGCTCCTATCCCTTACTCCCCAAGTCTCTCCCTGCTGTCAGCATCCTCACATACCCCTTCTCACCTGGATTGCCACCCCAAAGTCATTTCCATCCTCAATTTTGGGGATGAGGTGCTGGATCCATGTGATCACCTATATTAAGAGATATCATGTAGGAATCATTCAACAAACCCACTATTCTGATTACTACTACTTCCTAATAATAGGTACATTTAACTGAGTACTTATTatatggcaggcactgtgctatgtattatatatctcatttagtcttcacaacaacctttcaaggtatatatatatatatatatatatatatatatattttgcttgttTCAAGGTATATATTCTTATTGTACCCacttaacaaatgaaaaaactgagtcaCAGGATGTCTAAGTTACTTACTTAAAGTAACCAGTTAGGTAAGTgatagagtcaggatttgaaccaagaCAGTCTCCCTCTAGGGCCCAAGCTCTTAAACCAACTCACTGTATCATAGCATCTGTGCTCTGTACCTGGTACAGCAGTAGGTTCTCAGGTTATAGAGATGGATGCAACACAGTCTGATTTGGGGATACCATTGTTATAGAGAACAAAAGGTATCTAAACCCAAGACAAAGAAGGAAGCTTCCTACTTGGGGAATAGTTTCCTAAATGAAGGAATTGAATCTCTGAAGGAGACCAGGGCCTGGCCTTGCTCGTTTTCTCTGTCCCCCAGTTCCCAGGCTTACCAGAATGCATTTTTCTTTGAGAGTCCAGACTTCTGGCTTAACCAGGGCAAGCAAGGCCAGGACCTTCTCATTCCCAGGGAGAAAGCCGCACTTAGGgacttctttcttcccttgcttATCCGTTTCCATCTCATCATCCTTGGGTGGAGGGTCTGGGATGGCAGAATGCATTTTTCTTTGAGAGTCCAGACTTCTGGCTTAACCAGGGCAAGCAAGGCCAGGACCTTCTCATTCCCAGGGAGAAAGCCGCACTTAGGGACTGTGAGAAAGAGGGGACTTAGACCCTTTCTCATGCAGTAGTCAGTGTGCCATTTCCCTTTTCCTAGCCACCCCTTCCTCTCttaccttctttcttctcttgcttatCCGTTTCCATCtaaggaaaaaagggggaaagtagCTTTAGAAAAGTCATGGAGGTTGGAGGGCCATCATTTACACTGGGTTTATAGCCCAAGCCCTACACCATGAGTGCCTCACCTCATCATCCTTGGGTGGAGGGTCTGGGATGGGGATGTCCAGCGGGGCCCGGAGAGAAGTCATGTCAGTC from Physeter macrocephalus isolate SW-GA unplaced genomic scaffold, ASM283717v5 random_16, whole genome shotgun sequence includes these protein-coding regions:
- the PSME1 gene encoding proteasome activator complex subunit 1; translated protein: MATLRVLPEAQAKVDVFREDLCTKTENLLGSYFPKKISELDAFLKEPALNEANLSNLKAPLDIPVPDPVKEKEKEERKKQQQKEDKDEKKKGEDEDKGPPCGPVNCNEKIVVLLQRLKPEIKDVIEKLNLVTTWLQLQIPRIEDGNNFGVAVQEKVFELMTTLHTKLEGFHTQISKYFSERGDAVTKAAKQPHVGDYRQLVHELDEAEYWDIRLMVTEIRNAYAVLYDIILKNFEKLKKPRGETKGMIY
- the EMC9 gene encoding ER membrane protein complex subunit 9; amino-acid sequence: MGEVEISARAYVKMCLHAARYPHAAVNGLLLAPAPRSRECLCLTDCVPLFHSHLALSVMLEVALNQVDVWGAQAGLVVAGYYHANAALDDQSPGPLALKIAGRIAEFFPDAVLIMLDNQKLVPQPHVPPVIVLESHGLCWVPKDKNLVMWRDWEESRQMVGALLEGRAHQHLVDFDCHLDDIREDWTNQQLNAQITQWVGPTNGNT
- the PSME2 gene encoding proteasome activator complex subunit 2, which produces MAKPCGVRLSAEARKQVDVFRQNLFQEAEEFLYRFLPQKIIYLNQLLQEDSLNVTDMTSLRAPLDIPIPDPPPKDDEMETDKQGKKEVPKCGFLPGNEKVLALLALVKPEVWTLKEKCILVITWIQHLIPKIEDGNDFGVAIQEKVLERVNAVKTKVEAFQTTISKYFSERGDAVAKASKETHVMDYRALVHERDEAAYGELRAMVLDLRAFYAELYHIISSNLEKIVNPKGEEKPSMY